A region of the Parafrankia irregularis genome:
GGCAACTTCGGCGTGGTCACGAAGTACTGGATGCGCAGCACCGGCGCGACCGGCACCAATCCGTCAAAGCTGCTGCCGACACCGCCGGCGCGGGCGCGTCTCATCGACTTCGCCTGGCCGTGGAGCGGCCTGGATGTCGCCACGTTCAGCCAGCTGGTCCGGGGCTACCTCACCTGGCATGCGGAGAACAGCGCACCGGACGCCGCAGCCACCCGGCTGAGCGCCAACCTGACCTGCGCCCATGTCAGCTCCAGCCCCGTCGTCGGGATACAGGTCCTGGTGAACCCGGACGAGGCGGACTCCGAGGCGCTGCTCGCGGGCTTCCGCGCCGCGGTCGTCGACCCGGTGCGGGCGGCCCTGACAGTCCGTGAGCGGACCCTCCCCTGGCTGCAGGCCACCAACTACACGGGCTATCCCGACACCGGGGCGGTGGTCGGGCGCCGCAACAAGTCCAAGGGCTCCTACCTGCGGGCGAGCTACACGGACGCCCAGCTCGCCACGACCCACCGCTATCTGACCGCGCCCGGCCTCACCGCGCCCCTGGCCGGCGTCCTGTTCGCGTCCTACGGCGGTCGGGCCAACGCGGTCGCGCCGGACGCCACGGCGACCCCGCAGCGTGACTCGGTCCTGAAGGTGCTGCACACCGTGCACTGGGACGCGGCGACCGACGACGACCGGAACCTCTCCTGGCTGCGCGAGTTCTACCGCGACGTGCATGCCGACACCGGTGGTGTCCCGGCCCTCGGCGGTGTCACCGACGGTTCCTACATCAACTACGCCGACGTCGATCTGGCGGATCCGGCCTGGAACACCTCCGGCATTCCGTGGACGGAGCTGTACTACAAGGGCAGCTATCGCCGGCTGCAGCAGGTCAAGGCGCGCTGGGACCCGCGGAACGTCTTCCGGCACGCGCTGTCCATCGCCCTGCCGTCCTGACGGCCACGGTGGTGCCGGCGGCCACGGCGGTGACGCCGTGGCCGCCGGGGTGACAGCGCTGCCGACAGCG
Encoded here:
- a CDS encoding FAD-binding oxidoreductase, with the translated sequence MPADVSRRKLLASAGILGAAGVSAEVLAADQAAVAAPATEPAYGGATVRSGDARYQDLVRSWNGRFAGSPEYVRMVGTTAQVEQAVAEAVRAGKRIAVRSGGHCIENFVANSSVQVQIDMAQMNAIYYDPARTAFAIEPGATLREVYKTLFTGWGVTLPGGTCPAVGVGGHFAGGGYGALARRAGIVPDHLYAVEVVTVDRSGSPRTVVATREPGDPNRELWWAHTGGGGGNFGVVTKYWMRSTGATGTNPSKLLPTPPARARLIDFAWPWSGLDVATFSQLVRGYLTWHAENSAPDAAATRLSANLTCAHVSSSPVVGIQVLVNPDEADSEALLAGFRAAVVDPVRAALTVRERTLPWLQATNYTGYPDTGAVVGRRNKSKGSYLRASYTDAQLATTHRYLTAPGLTAPLAGVLFASYGGRANAVAPDATATPQRDSVLKVLHTVHWDAATDDDRNLSWLREFYRDVHADTGGVPALGGVTDGSYINYADVDLADPAWNTSGIPWTELYYKGSYRRLQQVKARWDPRNVFRHALSIALPS